From one Bacteroides eggerthii genomic stretch:
- a CDS encoding elongation factor G, producing the protein MKVYQTNEIKNIALLGNDGSGKTTLTEALLFESGIIKRRGRITAKNTVSDYFPVEQEYGYSVFSTVYHVEWNGKKLNIIDCPGSDDFVGAAMTALNVTDTAILLLNGQYGPEVGTQNHFRYTEKLGKPVIFLVNQLDHEKCDYDMVLEQLKSIYGSKVVPVQYPLATGPNFNSLIDVLLMKKYSWGPEGGAPTIEDVPAEEMEKATALHKALVEAAAEHDETLMEKFFEQDSLTEDEMREGIRKGLASRGMFPVFCVCAGKDMGVRRLMEFLGNVVPFVDEMPPVHNTRGEVVKPDANGPTSLYFFKTAVEPHIGDVQYFKVMSGKVHEGDDFTNADRGSKERIAQIYTCAGANRIKVEEMVAGDIGCTVKLKDVHTGNTLNGKGSENRFNFIKYPNSKYSRAIKPLNEADTEKMMAILNRMREEDPTWVIDQSKELRQTIVHGQGEFHLRTLKWRLENNEKLQVKFEEPRIPYRETITKAARADYRHKKQSGGAGQFGEVHLIVEPYYEGMPMPDTYKFNGQEFKMNVKGVEEVPLEWGGKLVFVNSIVGGSIDARFMPAILKGIMSRMEQGPLTGSYARDVRVIVYDGKMHPVDSNEISFMLAGRNAFSEAFKNAGPKILEPIYDVEVFVPSDKMGDVMGDLQGRRAMIMGMSSEAGYEKLSAKVPLKEMSSYSTALSSLTGGRASFIMKFASYELVPSDVQDKLIKEFETKQAEE; encoded by the coding sequence ATGAAAGTATATCAGACGAATGAAATTAAGAACATTGCCCTCCTTGGCAATGACGGCTCGGGTAAAACCACTCTCACAGAAGCGCTGCTCTTTGAGAGTGGTATTATAAAACGTCGCGGCAGAATTACTGCCAAGAATACAGTCAGCGATTACTTCCCGGTGGAGCAGGAATATGGATATTCTGTGTTTTCCACCGTTTATCATGTGGAATGGAACGGTAAGAAACTGAACATAATAGACTGTCCGGGTAGTGACGACTTTGTGGGGGCGGCAATGACGGCGCTTAATGTAACTGATACGGCCATTTTGCTGCTGAACGGACAATATGGTCCCGAAGTAGGTACTCAAAACCATTTTCGTTACACCGAGAAGCTGGGCAAGCCGGTTATTTTCCTTGTGAACCAGCTCGATCATGAAAAGTGCGATTATGATATGGTGCTGGAACAGTTGAAGTCAATCTACGGTTCTAAGGTGGTTCCCGTTCAATATCCGTTGGCTACCGGACCGAATTTCAATTCGTTGATAGACGTGCTTCTGATGAAGAAATACTCGTGGGGGCCGGAAGGCGGAGCGCCTACGATTGAAGATGTTCCCGCAGAGGAAATGGAGAAGGCGACTGCCCTGCATAAGGCATTGGTGGAAGCTGCTGCCGAACATGATGAGACTTTAATGGAGAAGTTCTTCGAGCAGGATTCTTTGACCGAGGACGAAATGCGTGAGGGTATCCGTAAGGGATTGGCTTCTCGCGGCATGTTCCCTGTGTTCTGCGTTTGTGCAGGCAAGGATATGGGTGTGCGCCGTTTGATGGAGTTCTTGGGTAATGTTGTTCCGTTCGTAGACGAAATGCCGCCGGTGCATAATACGCGTGGTGAGGTTGTGAAACCCGATGCAAACGGGCCTACTTCCTTGTATTTCTTTAAAACGGCTGTTGAACCGCATATCGGTGATGTTCAATATTTCAAGGTGATGAGCGGTAAAGTGCACGAGGGAGACGATTTCACCAATGCCGATCGTGGTTCCAAGGAGCGTATCGCCCAGATCTATACGTGTGCGGGTGCCAATCGTATCAAGGTGGAAGAAATGGTAGCCGGTGACATCGGCTGTACTGTGAAATTGAAAGATGTGCATACCGGCAATACGCTGAATGGCAAGGGATCGGAGAACCGCTTTAATTTCATTAAATATCCGAATTCCAAATATTCTCGTGCTATCAAACCATTGAACGAAGCCGATACGGAAAAGATGATGGCTATTTTGAACCGTATGCGTGAGGAAGATCCGACATGGGTCATTGATCAGTCTAAGGAATTGCGCCAGACAATTGTGCATGGACAGGGCGAATTCCATTTGCGTACGTTGAAGTGGCGTTTGGAGAACAATGAGAAATTGCAGGTTAAGTTTGAAGAACCGAGAATACCCTATCGTGAGACTATAACGAAAGCTGCCCGTGCCGACTATCGTCATAAGAAACAGTCCGGTGGTGCGGGTCAGTTCGGTGAAGTTCACCTGATTGTGGAACCTTATTATGAAGGAATGCCGATGCCGGATACTTATAAGTTCAATGGACAAGAGTTCAAGATGAATGTGAAAGGCGTGGAGGAAGTTCCATTGGAATGGGGCGGTAAACTGGTGTTTGTGAACAGTATTGTGGGCGGTTCTATTGATGCCCGCTTTATGCCGGCCATTTTGAAGGGTATTATGTCACGCATGGAGCAAGGACCGCTGACCGGTTCGTATGCTCGTGATGTACGTGTCATCGTATACGACGGAAAGATGCATCCGGTAGATTCCAATGAAATCTCCTTTATGCTGGCAGGCCGCAATGCGTTCAGCGAGGCATTTAAAAATGCCGGCCCGAAGATTTTGGAACCTATTTATGATGTGGAGGTATTTGTTCCTTCCGATAAGATGGGTGATGTAATGGGCGATCTGCAAGGACGTCGCGCCATGATTATGGGTATGAGTAGTGAAGCCGGCTATGAAAAGCTGAGTGCTAAGGTTCCTTTGAAGGAGATGTCTTCCTATTCTACGGCTCTGAGTTCTTTAACCGGTGGGCGTGCTTCGTTCATTATGAAGTTTGCCAGCTATGAACTTGTTCCGAGTGATGTACAGGATAAACTTATCAAGGAATTTGAAACAAAACAAGCTGAAGAATAG
- a CDS encoding glycoside hydrolase family 97 protein encodes MKKRLKLLLLLLAATLPLKAQDVIVKGPDGNLQVAVTCIGGGKVVYSVSYKDKQMLENSPLGMETNVGDFAKGLKLTGHEVNKIDSRYSLNRIKTSQVHYRANELNCFFDNAKGQKMQITFRVSNNDVAFRYTLFRQGDTGSVRVMNENTGFAFPEKTTTFLCPQSNAMIGWKRTKPSYEEGYKVDAPMNERSHYGHGYTFPCLFKVGEDGWVLVSETGVDSRYCASRLSDADNGVYNVEFPMPEENNGNGTIEPAFALPGNTPWRTVTVGETLKPIVETTVPWDVVEPRYATEHDYKPGRGTWSWILWQDGSINYDDQVRYVDLAAAMGYEYVLVDNWWDKYIGRERMEQLIKYARSKGVEVFLWYSSSGYWNDIEQGPVNKMDNSIARKQEMRWMQSMGVKGIKVDFFGGDKQETMRLYEEILSDADDHGLMVIFHGCTLPRGWERMYPNYAGSEAVLASENLIFSQHACDNEAFNATLHPFIRNAVGCMEFGGVFLNKRLNRGNDGGTTRRTTDIFQLATAVLFQNPIQNFALAPNNLADAPGVCVDFMKQVPTTWDETRFIDGYPGRYVVLARRHGDVWYVAAVNATAEPLKLKLSLPMLPAGDVVSVYLDDKKLQPQQKEQKIKTDGTLQLTVQPMGGAVIVK; translated from the coding sequence TGCTGGCAGCTACTTTGCCATTGAAGGCGCAAGATGTGATAGTGAAAGGACCGGACGGAAATCTGCAAGTGGCGGTTACGTGCATAGGGGGCGGAAAGGTTGTCTATTCCGTCTCTTATAAAGACAAACAAATGTTGGAAAATTCTCCGTTGGGCATGGAAACCAACGTGGGCGACTTTGCAAAAGGCCTGAAGCTGACCGGACATGAAGTGAACAAGATTGACAGCCGGTATTCACTGAACCGTATCAAGACCTCGCAAGTGCACTACCGGGCTAACGAATTGAACTGTTTTTTCGATAATGCCAAAGGACAGAAGATGCAGATTACTTTCCGGGTGAGTAACAATGATGTGGCATTCCGCTATACTTTGTTCCGCCAGGGCGATACGGGCAGTGTGCGTGTGATGAATGAGAATACAGGTTTTGCTTTTCCGGAAAAGACCACTACGTTCCTTTGCCCGCAGAGCAATGCCATGATAGGCTGGAAACGCACGAAGCCCAGTTATGAAGAAGGATATAAAGTGGATGCGCCGATGAATGAACGTTCGCACTACGGTCATGGCTATACCTTCCCCTGTCTGTTCAAAGTAGGCGAAGATGGCTGGGTACTGGTCAGTGAGACCGGTGTGGACAGCCGTTACTGTGCTTCCCGCCTTAGCGATGCGGATAACGGAGTGTACAACGTTGAATTTCCTATGCCGGAAGAGAATAATGGCAATGGTACGATAGAGCCTGCTTTTGCCTTGCCCGGCAACACACCCTGGCGTACCGTTACGGTGGGTGAAACGTTGAAACCGATTGTGGAAACAACCGTTCCTTGGGATGTGGTTGAACCGCGCTACGCAACAGAGCATGACTACAAACCGGGACGCGGCACTTGGAGTTGGATTCTTTGGCAAGATGGCAGCATCAATTACGATGACCAGGTGCGGTATGTCGATTTGGCGGCTGCTATGGGGTATGAATATGTTTTGGTTGACAACTGGTGGGATAAGTATATTGGTCGTGAACGTATGGAGCAGCTCATCAAGTACGCCCGCAGTAAAGGGGTGGAAGTGTTCTTGTGGTACAGTTCCAGCGGCTACTGGAATGACATAGAGCAAGGCCCGGTCAACAAAATGGACAACTCCATTGCCCGCAAGCAGGAAATGCGCTGGATGCAGAGTATGGGCGTAAAGGGAATAAAGGTGGACTTCTTTGGAGGTGACAAGCAGGAGACGATGCGCTTGTATGAGGAAATCCTGAGCGATGCCGATGATCATGGGCTGATGGTGATCTTTCATGGCTGTACGCTGCCCCGCGGGTGGGAACGGATGTATCCCAATTATGCAGGCAGTGAAGCGGTGCTGGCATCCGAGAATCTCATATTCAGTCAGCATGCCTGCGATAATGAAGCGTTTAATGCCACGTTGCATCCTTTCATCCGCAATGCTGTGGGATGTATGGAGTTTGGAGGCGTATTCCTGAACAAACGCCTGAATCGTGGCAACGATGGCGGTACTACCCGTCGTACAACGGATATATTCCAGCTGGCAACGGCGGTACTTTTCCAGAACCCTATACAAAACTTTGCATTGGCTCCCAATAATCTGGCGGATGCTCCGGGCGTGTGCGTCGACTTCATGAAACAAGTGCCTACTACATGGGATGAGACCCGTTTCATCGACGGTTATCCCGGCCGCTATGTGGTTTTGGCACGTCGTCATGGTGATGTGTGGTATGTAGCTGCCGTCAATGCTACGGCAGAACCATTGAAACTGAAACTTTCGCTTCCGATGCTGCCGGCAGGAGATGTTGTTTCTGTTTATCTGGACGATAAGAAACTTCAACCGCAACAGAAAGAACAGAAAATCAAAACGGACGGAACGTTACAGCTCACTGTGCAGCCTATGGGGGGAGCGGTGATTGTGAAATAG